The proteins below are encoded in one region of Buttiauxella gaviniae:
- a CDS encoding autotransporter outer membrane beta-barrel domain-containing protein → MKVIKILSPHIQYRRHNILLKTSVGLVAGVISFGSIDVNAETLVNTAGSSGITTSVIVEDENIKLNATNTTGINIGSGQTVNLTRGSIKNNATTAAGAAGQTGAHVFSGGSVTLSDAEVSLVPKTTANALITAGNLTGINIESGGKLNLNNSSVTVGGGAKGNNNFGLIVSGNNSQAILDNSHVQTSSWGAAGISALQGGKVALSNKSIVETSGARSTAGGSHGVYVSGENSVVNSDNATIKTMGASAYGIKAESGGKVDLKDTAVETTGGNGHGVLLDGPLTQGKIAGGSILISGKGATGVWARNGASVSLQDGTSISTSGAALSASAPVDNEKTLSLSHTLLASDVNSVINGRNLHLTTSAGSASAARAEQNAQINLQDTVIESTGAATTTSTTAALHALDGGTMSGSGLDVNVSGANQGGSRAEGNQSSLSLDNSRIVVSGGGNAANSSAAGRAMSGGSLSISNSQLATSGMQSHGISVEEKGSYVTLSRTSVETKGARSSGVNITGGATADISASKITTTSADNIVGPWGPGILLQGAGSSLNLSESEVSTTQNSSYGISATNGASLNVNASQINTGGNYSAGISTANGTTTIVNTHVNTSGNDNAMGIVADAGATVSVTGGSVVTSGNGSPVQSNLTFPHALASRNAGSQLTVEGTSLLTKGTQAYGATADDGGNITLKNVSVKTQGDNSIGLYAGIGTAKPGNVTLTASNTTVETLGNNATGAFVGRKYKPETAEMTLNNVTLTTKGDNSRGLWAEAGAELSAKNSVIQTAGKLSHGILASNGAHVQADHTVVTALGEQAAALAVQGSPVFPATVDINNTLLTSEHGHGIETTGYADIEMHNSRVSGENQWLEVQNGAGGLQGHASVVMSGSLVTGAALTEENARSEVALNNTTLWYLTGNSVLSDLVNNQSLINFSAPDNHQYKTLTVNDYHGDNGTIALNTHLYDDDSSTDRLVINGGHAEGSTSLKINNTGGSGALTHGNGIKVVDAISGATTAAQAFSLLSKVKAGPYEYSLYRSSVDDSNLEAWYLRSHKEIQKPIEEIDPSPEPVTPAPDEPKETDPPIAHENEDGNKNPVVPLPPQQTVAEPDYRAETSLYQDIPQLALLYGRMLVDSLHERTGEQFFNPEKITEATESPSMSWGRVIFKNGKSDFDGPQSRFSLNAIQLGIDLYRKSKDDGSSNFAGVLGNIGKMKSKVTHTDGENAGRNTLKSWGIGGYWTHFTPAGSYLDVVAQYNRLYVESNPTDLSPMKTKGYGISASLEAGYPWQPDADVQRFIEPQVQVIYSTAKLDKTHDSASDVKFSGADSLTGRVSLRFHQTWNHDDSQKKKEERTRTTAWIRPGIMHEFRGETKTAFSSQDGDIPFVTNSAGTWGQLNAGIDHQINKSVSLTGSLNVEKSFEGNSVNYGGIVGLKIKF, encoded by the coding sequence ATGAAAGTTATTAAGATATTATCCCCACACATTCAGTACAGACGCCATAATATTCTACTGAAAACTTCAGTTGGGTTAGTCGCAGGAGTAATAAGTTTTGGTAGCATTGATGTTAATGCGGAGACGCTGGTAAATACGGCAGGTTCTTCAGGAATTACCACTTCCGTTATAGTAGAAGATGAAAATATAAAGCTGAATGCAACAAATACCACAGGTATCAATATTGGCAGCGGTCAGACGGTAAACCTTACCCGCGGCAGTATAAAAAACAATGCGACTACTGCAGCAGGTGCCGCCGGCCAGACCGGAGCACACGTTTTTTCCGGCGGGAGTGTCACTCTCTCGGATGCTGAAGTCTCCCTCGTTCCTAAAACGACGGCCAATGCCCTTATTACTGCCGGTAATCTGACGGGGATAAATATTGAGTCCGGTGGGAAGCTGAATCTGAATAATTCCAGCGTCACTGTAGGTGGCGGAGCTAAGGGCAACAATAACTTCGGGCTCATAGTCTCAGGTAATAACTCTCAGGCAATACTGGATAATTCCCACGTACAAACCTCTTCCTGGGGAGCGGCTGGTATTTCTGCCTTGCAAGGAGGAAAAGTTGCTCTTTCCAATAAAAGCATCGTCGAAACAAGCGGAGCCAGAAGCACCGCCGGAGGAAGCCATGGAGTTTATGTTAGCGGAGAAAACAGCGTTGTTAATTCTGATAACGCCACAATTAAAACGATGGGGGCTTCCGCATATGGCATCAAAGCGGAGAGCGGAGGCAAAGTAGATTTAAAAGATACCGCAGTTGAAACAACTGGCGGTAACGGACACGGCGTATTGCTCGATGGCCCTCTGACACAAGGAAAAATAGCAGGCGGCTCGATTTTGATATCCGGTAAAGGAGCAACCGGAGTATGGGCGCGTAATGGCGCAAGCGTATCCTTGCAAGATGGCACCTCTATCAGTACTTCAGGCGCTGCACTTTCCGCATCGGCTCCCGTGGATAATGAGAAAACATTGAGCCTAAGCCATACCCTGCTGGCAAGCGATGTGAATTCTGTTATCAATGGCCGCAACTTGCATCTGACGACTTCAGCCGGGAGTGCCAGCGCCGCCCGCGCTGAGCAAAACGCGCAGATTAATTTGCAGGATACCGTTATTGAAAGTACGGGAGCAGCGACCACTACCTCGACAACCGCGGCACTGCATGCGCTGGATGGCGGGACGATGAGTGGTTCAGGTCTGGATGTTAACGTATCTGGAGCAAACCAGGGGGGAAGTCGAGCCGAAGGAAATCAGAGTTCTCTCTCACTCGATAACAGCCGTATCGTGGTTAGCGGAGGGGGAAATGCCGCAAACAGCAGTGCGGCGGGGCGAGCCATGTCGGGTGGTTCACTCTCAATTTCAAACTCCCAATTGGCAACATCCGGGATGCAGAGCCACGGGATTTCCGTCGAAGAAAAAGGGTCTTATGTCACTCTTAGCCGCACATCTGTTGAAACCAAAGGGGCAAGAAGTTCTGGCGTCAATATTACAGGCGGCGCAACGGCAGATATTAGTGCAAGCAAAATTACGACGACGTCAGCGGATAATATTGTTGGCCCTTGGGGGCCAGGGATTTTGCTACAAGGGGCAGGATCTTCGCTCAATCTTAGCGAGAGTGAGGTCTCTACAACGCAAAACTCCAGCTATGGAATCAGTGCCACAAACGGCGCGAGTCTAAATGTTAATGCTTCTCAGATTAACACTGGCGGTAATTACTCGGCAGGAATCTCTACCGCCAATGGAACGACCACGATCGTCAATACACACGTCAATACCTCCGGTAATGATAACGCGATGGGGATTGTTGCTGACGCAGGAGCGACGGTTTCGGTAACTGGCGGAAGCGTGGTCACATCGGGTAATGGCTCTCCTGTGCAATCGAACCTTACCTTCCCACACGCGCTGGCTTCACGTAATGCAGGATCGCAGCTCACGGTCGAAGGAACCAGCCTTCTTACAAAAGGCACTCAGGCCTACGGTGCCACCGCGGATGACGGGGGAAATATCACCCTGAAAAATGTCTCGGTTAAAACACAGGGGGATAATTCAATCGGTTTGTATGCAGGGATAGGCACTGCAAAACCTGGAAATGTCACTCTAACCGCAAGCAATACCACCGTCGAGACGCTGGGCAATAATGCGACCGGCGCTTTTGTAGGGCGTAAATATAAACCTGAAACCGCAGAGATGACGCTTAATAACGTCACCCTGACGACAAAAGGCGATAACTCACGCGGATTGTGGGCCGAAGCCGGGGCAGAACTGAGCGCTAAAAATTCGGTAATACAAACAGCCGGGAAGTTATCACACGGTATTCTCGCCAGTAATGGAGCACATGTGCAGGCGGATCATACTGTTGTCACGGCACTTGGGGAGCAAGCAGCAGCCCTTGCTGTTCAAGGCTCACCTGTATTCCCAGCCACAGTTGATATCAATAATACCCTTCTCACCAGCGAGCACGGCCATGGCATTGAAACAACAGGTTATGCGGACATTGAAATGCACAACAGCCGGGTTAGCGGTGAAAATCAGTGGCTAGAGGTGCAAAACGGCGCCGGAGGCTTACAAGGTCATGCCAGTGTTGTGATGTCAGGAAGTCTTGTCACCGGCGCGGCACTAACGGAAGAGAACGCCAGGTCGGAGGTGGCCTTAAACAACACCACTCTGTGGTACCTGACCGGAAATTCTGTGCTCAGTGACTTAGTGAATAATCAGAGCCTTATCAATTTTAGCGCTCCCGACAATCATCAGTACAAAACTCTGACGGTAAATGACTATCACGGCGATAACGGAACCATTGCGCTCAACACTCACTTATATGACGATGATTCATCTACAGACCGGTTGGTTATTAATGGTGGGCACGCCGAGGGCTCTACCAGCCTGAAAATCAACAATACAGGCGGCAGTGGCGCGCTTACGCACGGAAATGGCATTAAGGTTGTCGATGCCATTAGCGGCGCAACAACCGCTGCGCAAGCGTTTAGTTTACTGAGTAAAGTTAAAGCGGGTCCCTATGAATACTCACTTTATCGCTCAAGCGTAGATGACAGTAATCTAGAAGCCTGGTACTTACGTTCACACAAAGAAATTCAAAAACCGATAGAGGAGATCGATCCGTCCCCTGAGCCTGTGACTCCTGCTCCTGATGAACCAAAGGAAACGGATCCGCCAATTGCTCACGAAAATGAAGACGGAAATAAAAACCCGGTCGTACCGTTGCCTCCTCAGCAAACTGTCGCCGAACCTGATTATCGGGCTGAAACATCGCTGTATCAGGATATCCCACAGCTAGCGTTGCTCTATGGCCGGATGCTTGTTGATAGCTTACACGAGCGTACCGGGGAGCAGTTTTTCAACCCGGAAAAAATCACCGAAGCCACCGAATCTCCCTCTATGAGTTGGGGGCGCGTGATATTTAAAAATGGGAAATCTGATTTCGACGGGCCGCAGTCGCGCTTTTCGCTGAATGCTATTCAGTTAGGTATCGATTTGTATCGAAAAAGCAAAGATGACGGGAGCTCAAATTTTGCGGGGGTATTAGGCAACATCGGCAAAATGAAGAGCAAAGTTACCCATACCGACGGCGAAAATGCAGGCCGCAATACGCTGAAATCATGGGGCATCGGCGGCTACTGGACTCACTTTACACCCGCTGGGAGTTACCTGGATGTTGTCGCTCAATACAATCGGCTATATGTGGAATCCAACCCTACCGATCTCAGCCCAATGAAAACCAAAGGTTATGGGATCAGTGCTTCTCTGGAGGCTGGTTATCCCTGGCAGCCCGATGCTGACGTGCAGCGCTTTATCGAACCTCAGGTACAGGTGATTTACTCGACGGCGAAACTCGATAAAACTCACGATAGCGCTTCAGATGTGAAATTTAGCGGCGCTGATTCACTCACCGGGCGCGTCAGCCTGCGCTTCCACCAGACCTGGAATCATGATGACTCGCAAAAGAAAAAGGAAGAACGCACCCGAACGACGGCCTGGATTCGGCCTGGGATTATGCATGAATTCAGAGGTGAGACTAAAACTGCGTTTTCTTCACAGGACGGGGACATTCCCTTCGTCACGAACAGCGCAGGAACCTGGGGGCAGTTAAACGCAGGCATTGATCATCAAATCAACAAATCCGTTTCTTTGACCGGCTCATTAAACGTCGAGAAATCGTTTGAAGGTAATAGCGTAAATTACGGCGGAATTGTTGGGTTAAAAATCAAGTTCTGA